In Labilibaculum sp. DW002, one DNA window encodes the following:
- a CDS encoding transposase, whose product MEKFKNKYRIQSARASWWDYSNEGLYFITICTVGRECFLGKIESGKVQLSEFGKIVKEEWEKSFEIRSELICDTYVIMPNHIHAIIEIKKDSYVDPHGGAANKNESNLVKCKALRLYSVNLLI is encoded by the coding sequence ATGGAAAAATTCAAAAATAAATATCGGATTCAATCAGCACGCGCAAGCTGGTGGGATTATTCCAACGAAGGATTGTATTTCATTACGATTTGTACAGTTGGTAGAGAATGTTTTCTTGGGAAAATTGAATCGGGAAAAGTGCAATTATCAGAATTTGGTAAAATTGTAAAAGAGGAATGGGAAAAGTCATTTGAAATCCGATCCGAATTAATTTGCGATACCTATGTGATCATGCCAAACCATATTCATGCCATCATCGAAATCAAAAAGGATAGCTATGTAGATCCGCACGGCGGTGCGGCTAATAAAAACGAATCCAATTTAGTAAAGTGCAAGGCCTTGCGTCTGTACAGTGTGAATCTATTAATATAG
- the leuC gene encoding 3-isopropylmalate dehydratase large subunit, giving the protein MKATTLFDKVWDAHVVEHVEGGPDIVYIDKHLIHEVTSPQAFSGLEARGLKVFRPERTIATPDHNVPTVNQHLPISDEQSRTQVETLKANCEKNKIEMYGLNHPNNGIVHVVGPEQGHTQPGMTMVCGDSHTSTHGAFGAVAFGIGTSEVEMVFATQCIMQSKPMKMRITVDGELSKGVSAKDLTLYVIAQLGTGGATGYFVEYAGSAVRSLTMEGRMTVCNMSIEMGARGGMIAPDETTFEYMKGREFAPKGEEWTKAVAKWKELKTDDGAAFDKEYVFKASDIEPMITYGTNPGMGMGISGSIPSEKDVDPTELPTFKKSLDYMGFGLGDKLLGKKVDYVFLGSCTNGRIEDIRAFASLVKGHKKVDAITAWIVPGSKKVEKQAIEEGLVEVLEASGFELRQPGCSACLAMNEDKVPAGKYSVSTSNRNFEGRQGPGSRTLLASPLTAAAAAITGVISDPRELF; this is encoded by the coding sequence ATGAAAGCAACAACATTATTTGATAAGGTCTGGGACGCACATGTGGTAGAGCATGTTGAAGGTGGTCCTGATATCGTATATATCGACAAACATTTGATTCATGAGGTAACAAGTCCTCAGGCTTTTTCAGGACTTGAGGCGAGAGGCTTAAAAGTCTTTAGACCAGAAAGAACGATTGCAACACCTGATCACAACGTGCCAACAGTGAATCAGCATTTGCCAATATCCGATGAACAATCACGTACGCAGGTGGAAACTTTGAAAGCCAATTGCGAGAAGAATAAGATTGAGATGTATGGTTTGAATCACCCAAACAATGGAATTGTGCATGTTGTAGGGCCAGAACAAGGCCACACGCAACCAGGAATGACAATGGTTTGTGGTGATAGTCATACTTCGACACATGGAGCATTTGGTGCGGTTGCTTTCGGAATTGGAACATCGGAAGTTGAGATGGTGTTTGCAACGCAATGTATTATGCAATCTAAGCCTATGAAAATGAGAATTACGGTTGATGGCGAGCTTAGTAAAGGTGTTTCGGCAAAGGACTTGACGCTTTATGTGATTGCACAACTGGGAACAGGAGGAGCTACAGGCTATTTCGTTGAATATGCTGGTTCAGCTGTTCGCTCTTTGACTATGGAAGGCAGAATGACCGTTTGTAATATGAGTATCGAGATGGGTGCTCGTGGGGGTATGATTGCTCCAGATGAGACGACTTTTGAATATATGAAAGGTCGTGAGTTCGCACCAAAAGGCGAAGAGTGGACCAAAGCTGTTGCAAAATGGAAAGAACTAAAAACGGATGACGGAGCGGCATTCGATAAAGAATATGTATTCAAAGCATCAGATATTGAACCTATGATTACCTACGGAACGAATCCAGGTATGGGAATGGGAATTTCGGGAAGCATTCCAAGTGAAAAAGATGTTGATCCTACTGAATTGCCAACATTCAAAAAGTCTTTGGATTACATGGGATTCGGATTAGGAGACAAATTACTTGGTAAGAAGGTTGACTATGTTTTTTTAGGTTCTTGTACCAATGGTAGAATTGAAGATATCCGAGCATTTGCTTCTTTAGTGAAAGGACATAAAAAGGTAGATGCAATTACAGCATGGATTGTACCTGGTTCCAAAAAGGTAGAGAAACAAGCAATTGAAGAAGGACTAGTAGAGGTATTAGAAGCATCAGGTTTTGAATTAAGACAACCTGGTTGTTCTGCTTGTTTAGCTATGAATGAAGATAAAGTACCAGCTGGTAAATACAGTGTATCGACATCTAACAGAAATTTTGAAGGTAGACAAGGCCCAGGATCTCGTACTTTATTGGCGAGTCCTCTTACAGCTGCAGCAGCCGCAATTACGGGAGTTATTTCTGATCCGCGTGAATTGTTTTAA
- a CDS encoding alpha/beta hydrolase family protein, with translation MVSLHNAKGKLIRILEDNKDLQKRLQEYQLPTREFFTFTTSEGVELNAWMMKPVNFDANKEYPSLLTFYGGPGSQEVLDRYRFDWSEYLAQEGFVVVCVDNRGTGGRGEEFKKCTYMQIQNLEAIDLIETGKYMAKQPFIAADKIGVYGWSFGGQMSSLCMFRGADVFAAGIAVAPVTTYRYYDSIYSERYLRTPQENPDGYDKYAPIYFADQLKGKLLLVHGTSDDNVHMQNTLELAEELVQHNKKFQMHLYTNRNHGIYGGQTRLHLFGMMTDFLKDNLK, from the coding sequence TTGGTAAGTTTGCACAATGCCAAAGGAAAGTTAATACGAATATTGGAAGACAATAAAGACTTGCAGAAAAGATTGCAAGAATACCAATTGCCAACACGTGAATTCTTCACATTTACAACAAGCGAAGGAGTTGAATTAAACGCTTGGATGATGAAGCCAGTTAACTTCGATGCTAACAAAGAATATCCATCCTTACTTACTTTTTATGGTGGCCCAGGCTCGCAAGAGGTTTTGGATCGTTATCGATTCGATTGGTCGGAATATTTAGCTCAGGAAGGTTTTGTAGTGGTTTGTGTCGACAATCGGGGAACTGGTGGAAGAGGCGAAGAATTTAAGAAATGTACCTACATGCAAATTCAGAATTTAGAGGCTATCGATTTAATCGAAACAGGAAAGTATATGGCAAAACAACCATTTATTGCTGCCGATAAAATTGGCGTTTACGGATGGAGTTTTGGCGGACAAATGTCATCCTTATGCATGTTTCGGGGAGCTGATGTTTTTGCTGCAGGAATTGCTGTTGCACCCGTAACTACTTATAGATATTACGATAGCATTTATTCCGAAAGATATCTTCGCACACCTCAAGAAAATCCTGACGGATATGACAAGTACGCACCAATTTACTTTGCAGATCAATTAAAAGGAAAATTACTTTTGGTACACGGAACATCAGATGATAATGTACACATGCAAAACACTTTAGAGTTGGCCGAAGAATTGGTTCAGCACAACAAAAAATTCCAAATGCACTTGTACACCAACCGAAATCATGGCATTTATGGTGGTCAAACTCGTTTACATCTATTTGGCATGATGACTGATTTTTTAAAGGATAATTTGAAATAA
- the leuD gene encoding 3-isopropylmalate dehydratase small subunit: protein MSIDKFITLESTYVPLPNENVDTDQIIPARFLKATSREGFGENLFRDWRYAPDGSVNPDFVLNKSEYSGSVLVGGKNFGSGSSREHAAWAIHDYGFKVVVSSFFADIFQNNALNNGVLPVTVSSEFLADLFKSVEADKSQKLVVDLEKQVISFNGKSEEFVINPYKKDCLLNGFDDIDFLLARKEKIEAFEAKN from the coding sequence ATGTCTATAGATAAATTTATCACATTGGAATCGACTTATGTGCCACTTCCCAACGAGAATGTGGATACTGATCAAATTATACCTGCTCGTTTTCTTAAAGCAACTAGCCGTGAAGGATTCGGGGAGAACCTATTTCGTGACTGGAGATATGCTCCAGATGGATCAGTAAATCCTGATTTTGTATTGAATAAATCAGAATATTCAGGAAGTGTATTAGTAGGTGGAAAAAACTTTGGTAGTGGCTCTTCAAGAGAACATGCTGCTTGGGCAATTCACGATTATGGTTTTAAAGTGGTTGTTAGTAGTTTCTTTGCGGATATTTTTCAGAATAACGCTTTAAATAATGGCGTGCTTCCTGTTACCGTTTCATCAGAATTTTTGGCCGATTTATTTAAATCAGTAGAGGCAGATAAAAGCCAAAAGCTAGTTGTTGATTTGGAAAAGCAAGTCATTAGTTTCAATGGGAAAAGTGAGGAGTTTGTAATTAATCCTTACAAAAAAGATTGCCTATTGAATGGATTTGATGATATCGATTTCCTACTCGCAAGAAAAGAAAAGATTGAAGCTTTTGAAGCTAAAAATTAA
- a CDS encoding YtxH domain-containing protein: protein MSSTGGIIAGLLAGCAIGVGLGVMYAPDKGEVTRKKVRTKAKEKMDELDVAFDKSVTKMRKKMDEFIVELEKKLEEFRKVEKEEEELV from the coding sequence ATGTCAAGTACAGGAGGAATTATTGCAGGCTTGCTAGCGGGCTGTGCTATTGGTGTTGGATTAGGGGTAATGTATGCTCCTGATAAAGGAGAAGTAACTCGTAAAAAGGTGAGAACGAAAGCCAAAGAAAAAATGGATGAATTGGATGTTGCCTTTGACAAGAGTGTTACGAAAATGCGGAAAAAGATGGACGAATTTATTGTTGAGTTAGAGAAGAAGTTAGAGGAGTTCAGAAAAGTAGAGAAGGAAGAAGAGGAATTGGTATAA
- a CDS encoding NifB/NifX family molybdenum-iron cluster-binding protein, producing MKIAVPVTSSNQIDGHFGHCEFYNLYTISEKNEIVATERMDSPQGCGCKSNIASVLAEAGVKIMLAGGIGNGAINVLNRNGIEVIRGCSGTTEEVVKLFIEGQVSDSGSSCSHTHGEGHTCNH from the coding sequence ATGAAAATAGCAGTACCAGTAACAAGCAGTAATCAAATCGATGGTCATTTTGGTCATTGCGAATTTTACAATCTTTATACAATCTCAGAAAAGAATGAAATTGTTGCAACAGAAAGAATGGACTCACCACAAGGTTGTGGTTGCAAGTCGAATATTGCATCAGTTTTAGCTGAGGCGGGCGTAAAAATTATGCTTGCAGGCGGAATTGGAAATGGAGCGATCAATGTTCTAAACAGAAATGGAATTGAAGTAATACGTGGATGTTCAGGAACTACCGAAGAGGTTGTAAAATTGTTTATCGAAGGACAAGTAAGCGATAGTGGTTCATCTTGCAGTCATACACACGGAGAAGGTCATACCTGTAATCATTAA
- the ilvD gene encoding dihydroxy-acid dehydratase, which produces MYKNQLRSSQTTEGRMMAGARSLWRANGMKEDMFGKPVIAIVNSFSQFVPGHAHLQNVGQMVKKEIEKSGYFAAEFNTIAIDDGIAMGHDGMLYSLPSREVIADSVEYVCNAHKVDAMICISNCDKITPGMMMAAMRLNIPTVFVSGGPMEAGESKGEKLDLVDAMVKAGDDSISDERLQEIEESACPTCGSCSGMFTANSMNCLNEALGLALPGNGTLLATHRLRKDLFMDAADCIVKITDAYYKQGDASVLPRSVATLDAFKNAMTLDIAMGGSTNTVLHLLAIAHEAELDFTMKDMDELSRKTPNLCKVAPNSADYYIEDVNRAGGIMSILGELNRGNLLNTDVYRVDATNLKEALELNDLVSDKVTDKAKEIYHSAPGRSGRNLTFASQDAAFVEVDKDREKGCIRNMANAYTQDGGLAVLFGNIAPDGCVVKTAGVAEEVFNFKGKAKVYHSQRDACEAILTKQVNVGDVVVIKFEGPSGGPGMQEMLYPTSYLKAMGLGAKCALITDGRFSGGTSGLSIGHVSPEASAGGAIALIKEGDEIEISIPNRSINVTISDEELAKRRQEEEEFGDEAFVPRGRGRVVSKALQAYARFVSSADKGAIREL; this is translated from the coding sequence ATGTATAAAAATCAATTACGCAGCAGCCAAACCACAGAAGGCCGAATGATGGCAGGAGCCAGAAGCCTATGGCGTGCTAATGGCATGAAAGAAGACATGTTCGGAAAGCCAGTGATTGCTATTGTAAATTCATTCTCCCAGTTTGTTCCAGGTCATGCACACTTGCAAAACGTTGGACAAATGGTGAAAAAAGAGATAGAGAAATCGGGCTATTTTGCTGCAGAATTCAATACCATTGCCATTGACGATGGTATCGCAATGGGACACGATGGGATGCTTTACTCGTTGCCATCTCGTGAGGTAATTGCAGATAGTGTGGAGTATGTATGCAACGCACACAAGGTTGATGCGATGATTTGCATTTCGAATTGTGACAAGATTACACCGGGGATGATGATGGCAGCGATGCGATTGAATATCCCTACGGTTTTTGTATCAGGTGGACCAATGGAGGCTGGTGAATCGAAAGGTGAAAAGCTTGACCTGGTTGATGCCATGGTAAAAGCTGGTGATGATAGCATAAGCGATGAGCGTCTTCAGGAGATTGAAGAATCGGCTTGCCCGACTTGTGGATCTTGTTCGGGAATGTTCACAGCTAACTCAATGAATTGCTTGAACGAAGCTTTGGGTTTAGCCTTACCAGGAAATGGAACTTTATTAGCCACTCACAGGTTGCGTAAGGATTTGTTCATGGATGCTGCCGATTGTATCGTGAAGATAACAGATGCTTATTACAAGCAGGGCGATGCTTCAGTTTTACCAAGATCGGTTGCTACTCTCGATGCTTTCAAAAATGCCATGACATTGGATATCGCAATGGGAGGTTCAACCAATACAGTACTTCACCTTTTAGCTATTGCACACGAAGCTGAGCTAGATTTCACGATGAAAGATATGGATGAGCTATCGCGAAAAACGCCTAACCTATGCAAAGTAGCACCAAATTCAGCTGACTATTATATCGAAGATGTAAACCGTGCAGGAGGTATCATGAGTATTCTAGGAGAATTGAACAGAGGTAATCTTTTGAATACCGATGTGTATAGAGTAGATGCTACCAACCTGAAAGAAGCTTTAGAATTAAACGATTTAGTTTCTGATAAAGTAACAGATAAAGCAAAAGAAATTTATCATTCAGCTCCAGGAAGAAGCGGAAGAAACCTAACATTCGCTTCTCAAGATGCAGCTTTTGTTGAGGTTGATAAGGATAGAGAAAAAGGTTGTATTCGAAACATGGCAAATGCTTACACCCAGGATGGTGGTTTGGCAGTTCTCTTTGGAAATATTGCTCCTGACGGTTGCGTTGTAAAAACAGCTGGGGTAGCCGAAGAGGTTTTCAACTTCAAAGGGAAAGCTAAAGTTTATCATTCTCAGCGCGATGCTTGCGAAGCGATTCTAACGAAACAAGTGAATGTTGGTGATGTGGTTGTTATCAAGTTCGAAGGTCCATCAGGAGGACCGGGAATGCAGGAGATGCTTTATCCAACCTCTTACCTGAAAGCCATGGGATTGGGAGCCAAATGTGCATTGATTACCGATGGTCGATTTTCAGGAGGAACTTCAGGTTTATCTATTGGCCATGTGTCGCCAGAAGCTTCAGCAGGAGGGGCCATCGCATTGATTAAAGAAGGAGATGAAATAGAAATTAGTATCCCGAACAGAAGCATAAATGTTACTATTTCTGATGAAGAATTAGCCAAGAGAAGACAAGAAGAAGAAGAATTTGGAGACGAAGCTTTTGTTCCACGAGGAAGAGGAAGAGTCGTATCGAAAGCACTTCAAGCTTACGCTAGATTTGTATCATCAGCAGATAAAGGAGCTATTAGAGAATTATAA
- a CDS encoding 2-isopropylmalate synthase, with product MSDRIFIFDTTLRDGEQVPGCQLNTIEKIEVARTLEALGVDVIEAGFPVSSPGDFQSVVEIAKAVSNPTVCALTRAVEKDIDVAAEALKFAKRGRIHTGIGTSPYHIFNKLNSNHDEIIERAVRAVKYAKRYVEDVEFYCEDAGRSDNAYLARVVEAVIKAGATVINIPDTTGYCLPSEYGEKINYLMENVSNVHKAILSTHCHNDLGMATANSLSGIANGARQVEVTLNGIGERAGNTSLEEVVMAVKTHHDLPFHTEINSKGIYEASRLVSSLMNMPVQANKAIVGRNAFAHSSGIHQDGVLKNRENYEIIDPADVGIKESAIILSARSGRAALNHHLEEMGYKLNKEELDDAYTRFLVMADERKNVNENDLSELMGDHESETKSVELELLQVVAGKSTIPMATVHLKIRGESCAATAEGNGPIDACFNAVKKLIKQQFSLEEFLVQALTRGSDDLGKVHVQLEHKGKMYYGFGANIDIVTASVEALVDALSKII from the coding sequence ATGAGTGATAGAATATTTATTTTCGACACGACTTTGCGCGATGGGGAACAAGTTCCAGGTTGCCAATTGAATACCATTGAGAAAATTGAAGTCGCTAGAACACTTGAAGCTTTGGGAGTTGATGTGATTGAAGCAGGTTTTCCTGTTTCTAGTCCAGGAGACTTCCAGTCAGTTGTAGAGATTGCGAAAGCTGTAAGTAATCCAACAGTCTGTGCTTTGACCAGAGCAGTAGAAAAAGATATTGATGTTGCCGCTGAAGCTTTGAAGTTTGCTAAAAGAGGACGTATTCATACAGGAATTGGAACATCACCATATCATATCTTTAATAAATTGAATTCTAATCATGATGAAATTATAGAAAGAGCCGTTAGAGCTGTAAAATATGCAAAACGCTACGTTGAGGATGTTGAGTTCTATTGCGAAGATGCAGGGCGTTCGGATAATGCGTATTTGGCCAGAGTTGTTGAGGCTGTGATTAAAGCCGGAGCAACAGTAATTAATATTCCGGATACGACAGGTTATTGTTTGCCAAGTGAATATGGAGAAAAGATCAATTACCTGATGGAGAATGTATCGAATGTACACAAAGCAATTCTGTCAACTCACTGTCATAACGATTTGGGTATGGCAACAGCTAACTCATTAAGTGGTATTGCGAATGGAGCACGTCAGGTTGAAGTAACCCTGAATGGTATTGGCGAGCGTGCCGGAAATACATCCCTGGAGGAAGTTGTGATGGCTGTAAAAACGCACCATGATTTGCCATTTCATACCGAAATTAATTCCAAAGGTATTTACGAAGCCAGTCGTTTGGTATCTTCATTGATGAATATGCCCGTACAGGCCAATAAGGCTATTGTAGGACGTAATGCATTTGCTCACTCATCGGGTATTCATCAGGATGGTGTATTGAAGAATCGTGAGAATTACGAGATTATCGATCCAGCTGATGTGGGTATCAAAGAATCTGCTATCATTTTGTCGGCAAGAAGTGGACGTGCTGCTTTGAATCATCATCTTGAAGAGATGGGCTATAAGTTGAATAAGGAAGAGTTGGATGATGCCTACACTCGTTTCCTGGTGATGGCTGATGAAAGAAAGAATGTGAATGAGAACGATTTGTCTGAGTTGATGGGCGATCATGAATCTGAAACCAAATCTGTTGAGTTGGAGTTGCTACAAGTGGTAGCCGGTAAATCGACTATTCCTATGGCGACTGTTCATCTTAAAATTAGAGGTGAATCTTGTGCAGCAACTGCAGAAGGTAACGGGCCAATTGATGCTTGTTTTAACGCGGTAAAGAAATTGATTAAGCAGCAATTTTCCTTGGAGGAGTTCCTTGTTCAAGCTTTGACTCGTGGTAGTGATGACCTTGGTAAAGTTCACGTTCAGCTGGAGCATAAAGGTAAAATGTACTATGGATTCGGTGCTAATATTGATATTGTTACAGCTTCAGTAGAAGCATTGGTTGATGCTTTATCCAAAATAATTTAA
- the ilvB gene encoding biosynthetic-type acetolactate synthase large subunit has protein sequence MEAATKTQNTDTMCKNAEHLSGAEILVRSLIEEQVDSIFGYTGGAIMPVYDALYDHQDKLMHYQARHEQGATHAAQAYARISKKPGVCFTTSGPGATNVLTGLADAYLDSTPLVIITGQVASGFLGSDAFQETNMIGLSMPVTKWNFQVTKVEEIAEVMAKAFYIARSGRPGPVLIDITKDAQIATTDYKYKKCETVRSYQPMPELDMSQVEAAAALINGAKKPLLLAGQGILLSGAEKELMEFVEKTQTPVACTLLGLSCFPTDHPLYTGMLGMHGNYGPNMNTNECDVLIAVGMRFDDRVTGNTAKYAKQAKIIHIDIDRSEHNKNIKVDVPVLADAKEALTALNKVVNGETKEVWMKTFKDFYQLEFDKVIKKQAYSDNEKINMAEVIRTVSEQTNGEAVLCSDVGQNQMATARYYGFKKPNTQITSGGLGTMGFALPAAIGAQIGDKDAKVVSISGDGGFQMTLQELAMIRQYNLPVKTIVLNNSFLGMVRQWQDLFFEQRFSCTKLDNPDFVKIVEGYGIQAKRVSKREDLDDAIKEMLESPNAYFLEVVVETESNVLPMIAPGASVSDMRLE, from the coding sequence ATGGAAGCAGCAACAAAAACTCAAAATACAGATACCATGTGTAAGAACGCAGAACATTTATCAGGAGCAGAGATATTGGTTCGAAGCTTAATTGAGGAACAAGTAGATAGCATATTCGGATATACTGGTGGTGCAATTATGCCAGTTTATGATGCCTTATACGATCATCAAGATAAGTTAATGCATTACCAGGCTCGTCACGAGCAAGGGGCAACTCATGCGGCTCAAGCTTATGCACGAATTAGTAAGAAGCCAGGTGTTTGTTTCACAACTTCGGGTCCTGGAGCAACAAATGTACTAACCGGATTGGCTGATGCTTACCTCGATTCAACCCCACTTGTAATTATTACGGGACAGGTTGCCAGTGGCTTTCTAGGATCGGATGCTTTTCAGGAAACGAACATGATTGGTTTGTCAATGCCAGTCACTAAATGGAATTTCCAAGTAACCAAAGTTGAAGAGATTGCGGAGGTTATGGCAAAGGCATTTTATATCGCTCGTTCAGGTCGTCCAGGACCAGTATTGATTGATATCACAAAAGATGCTCAGATTGCTACGACTGATTACAAGTATAAGAAATGCGAGACTGTTCGTTCATATCAGCCAATGCCGGAATTGGACATGAGTCAAGTTGAAGCAGCAGCAGCATTGATCAATGGGGCGAAGAAACCTTTATTACTTGCTGGTCAGGGAATCCTTTTATCAGGAGCTGAGAAAGAGTTGATGGAATTTGTTGAGAAAACTCAGACTCCAGTAGCGTGTACACTTTTAGGTTTATCATGTTTCCCAACTGACCACCCACTTTATACAGGTATGTTAGGGATGCATGGAAATTATGGTCCAAATATGAATACCAATGAATGTGATGTTTTGATTGCAGTGGGTATGCGTTTTGATGATAGAGTAACAGGTAATACTGCTAAATACGCTAAGCAAGCGAAGATTATTCATATCGATATAGATCGATCAGAGCATAACAAAAATATAAAAGTTGATGTTCCAGTTTTGGCAGATGCAAAAGAAGCTTTAACTGCTTTGAATAAAGTTGTTAATGGTGAGACGAAAGAAGTGTGGATGAAGACTTTTAAGGACTTCTACCAATTAGAATTTGATAAGGTAATAAAGAAACAAGCCTATTCTGATAATGAGAAAATTAATATGGCGGAAGTAATTCGAACTGTTTCTGAGCAAACGAATGGAGAAGCTGTTTTGTGCTCAGATGTAGGACAGAATCAAATGGCTACAGCGCGATACTATGGATTCAAAAAGCCAAATACTCAGATTACTTCTGGTGGTTTGGGAACTATGGGATTTGCTTTGCCAGCAGCTATTGGTGCTCAAATTGGAGATAAAGATGCTAAGGTTGTATCCATATCTGGAGATGGTGGTTTTCAAATGACATTGCAAGAATTGGCTATGATTAGACAATACAACTTGCCTGTTAAAACCATTGTATTGAACAACTCATTTTTGGGTATGGTAAGACAATGGCAAGATCTATTCTTCGAGCAGCGCTTTTCATGTACTAAACTAGATAATCCAGATTTTGTAAAGATTGTTGAAGGTTACGGTATACAAGCAAAAAGAGTAAGTAAGCGTGAAGATTTGGATGATGCTATCAAAGAAATGTTGGAGTCACCAAATGCATACTTCCTAGAAGTTGTTGTAGAAACAGAATCGAACGTATTGCCAATGATAGCTCCGGGAGCTTCGGTATCGGATATGCGATTGGAATAA
- the ilvN gene encoding acetolactate synthase small subunit translates to MKEYTITVFSENNIGLLNEVTIVFSRRKINIESLTVSESEVKGVSRYTIVAYMDESKVENVVLQIEKIIGVFKALYFEAEEIVHQEVALFKIANSTKLNGNLESLVRNNGAKILTVSPDFLVIERVGYKAENQELFHELEQYGVLQFARSGRVAVSTLQKDFTTYLKELSN, encoded by the coding sequence ATGAAAGAATATACAATAACAGTTTTTTCGGAGAACAATATAGGTCTACTGAATGAGGTAACCATCGTTTTCTCAAGACGAAAAATCAATATAGAGAGTTTAACTGTTTCGGAATCAGAAGTAAAAGGTGTCTCTCGATATACGATTGTAGCCTATATGGATGAGAGTAAGGTTGAGAATGTGGTGCTACAAATTGAAAAGATTATTGGTGTTTTCAAAGCCCTCTATTTCGAAGCAGAAGAAATTGTTCATCAAGAAGTGGCTTTGTTTAAGATTGCTAACTCAACTAAGTTGAATGGGAATTTGGAATCTTTAGTCAGAAATAATGGGGCTAAAATTCTAACTGTAAGCCCTGATTTTCTTGTAATCGAGAGAGTAGGATATAAGGCTGAAAATCAAGAACTGTTTCATGAGTTAGAGCAGTATGGTGTTTTACAGTTTGCACGATCGGGTCGTGTAGCTGTTTCGACATTACAGAAAGACTTTACAACCTATCTAAAAGAATTATCTAATTAA
- the ilvC gene encoding ketol-acid reductoisomerase, producing MATINFGGTEEQVVTREEFSLEKAREVMKDETIAVIGYGVQGPGQSLNLKDNGFNVIVGQRKNSKTWDKAVADGWTPGKDLFEIEEALDRATVIQYLLSDAGQIAVWPTVQKYLKPGKALYFSHGFGITYKERTGIVPPADVDVILVAPKGSGTSLRRMFLEGRGLNSSYAIFQDATGRAFDRVVALGIGVGSGYLFETTFKREVYSDLTGERGTLMGCIQGIFAAQYDVLRANGHSPSEAFNETVEELTQSLMPLVAENGMDWMYANTSTTAQRGALDWWKPFRDATKPVFEKLYKNVAAGEEAQRSIDSNSQDDYRVKLDAELEELRESEMWQAGTAVRKLRPENN from the coding sequence ATGGCAACAATAAATTTTGGTGGAACAGAAGAACAAGTAGTAACACGTGAAGAATTTTCATTGGAAAAAGCACGTGAGGTAATGAAAGACGAAACCATTGCTGTAATTGGTTATGGTGTACAAGGTCCAGGTCAGTCACTAAACCTAAAAGATAATGGTTTTAACGTAATTGTTGGACAGCGTAAAAATTCTAAAACATGGGATAAGGCTGTAGCCGATGGTTGGACACCAGGTAAAGATCTTTTCGAGATTGAAGAAGCTTTAGATAGAGCTACTGTTATCCAATACTTATTGTCAGATGCTGGTCAGATAGCTGTTTGGCCAACTGTTCAGAAATATTTGAAGCCAGGCAAGGCACTATATTTCTCGCACGGTTTTGGTATCACTTATAAGGAAAGAACTGGTATTGTTCCTCCAGCTGATGTTGATGTAATCCTTGTTGCTCCTAAGGGATCTGGAACAAGTTTACGTCGTATGTTCCTTGAGGGACGTGGATTGAATTCATCATACGCTATCTTCCAGGATGCAACAGGTCGTGCTTTCGATCGTGTAGTTGCTTTGGGAATCGGTGTAGGATCAGGATATCTTTTTGAAACAACTTTCAAGCGTGAGGTATATTCTGATCTTACTGGCGAGCGTGGAACATTGATGGGATGTATCCAAGGAATTTTTGCAGCTCAGTACGATGTATTGCGTGCTAATGGTCACTCACCATCTGAAGCTTTTAATGAGACTGTTGAGGAATTGACTCAGAGTTTGATGCCTCTTGTAGCAGAGAACGGTATGGACTGGATGTATGCAAATACGTCTACAACTGCACAGCGTGGTGCTCTTGATTGGTGGAAGCCTTTCCGTGATGCGACTAAGCCAGTTTTCGAAAAACTATACAAAAACGTAGCAGCAGGTGAGGAAGCTCAACGTTCTATCGACTCTAACTCTCAGGATGATTATCGAGTGAAATTAGATGCTGAATTGGAAGAATTACGCGAAAGCGAAATGTGGCAAGCTGGAACTGCGGTTCGTAAATTAAGACCAGAAAACAACTAG